From Maniola jurtina chromosome 7, ilManJurt1.1, whole genome shotgun sequence:
TTTCAAGGAGGAGTTGTTTTGAAGAATGCTAATATTGCAGTTCATGGCAAGGCAACCCTCATGAACGAAATTGCTGTGAGAAACAGTTACATTGTctcatttgaaaataattgagGGTGTATTTAATGAACAGTTCATTTAACTCTCATTAAACTGTAATATACATGCCATATTTTTAAATGGAGTTTTTGGCACCGAAGACCAAGGGAAAGCAATTGACtcatcattttattaaaaaaataactaatggGCGGGTGTTactaatcattatttcatcacaAATACACCACCGAAGTTATGTTCGTCATTATTGTGTAAAAACTGTTTATATAAATACACCTTTACTCCATCAAAGTATTACCAGTGTTAAAACAGTTTTAAACGCTTTAGTGCGAATTCACGAATTAAACGCAAGAGGGGGTACACAAATTTTTCTAAAGAAGCGCCGCGAGCACTACAGAATGTGAATACATAATgcgttcaaagttcaaactatGAATTTCAATCAATCTATTATTAGAACGGACTTTCCGACATATTGAGACATCTTatctagaaatatatttttaatgtactcTCGATAGAttttgttagtaagtactacAAAATATGTcgatttttaaaagaaatataatattttgtatagggtgttacggctatactcacgtatgaAGTCGATGTAAacccgactagtttcaaacccatccgAGGCCCTTTTTCATAGGACCTAACCTAACTtaacctatacttataatggaaatcactcacgatagtttaaacgttaaaaaataaacatacataaatagCTAAAACTTCACAATAGGGCGGAAAGCCCGTCCTGTTATTAGTTTGATGGAAAGCATTATATAATACTTTTTACGTTTGACATTTTAGCAAGCGCGCACGCCACCGCGCCCGCGATTATCCGTGAACACGCACTATATCGAGTGGACGTAACTTTTCCTATattcatttaattaatattgtttacttttttcaggttattattaataattttaacatgctttttttcatgtaccaactaataaataatatttattttctgcaTGCAGCCCTCACTTGCCACGAAGACATCTGTTGTAAGTATCAgcgttataatttaatttcattcatGTAACAGtttgtaatatattatgtacattataATGATTTGTGTCGTCACATTTGTAAacaattctttatttattacatgCAGCACACATAAATATATGGAAAGCAAAAGAAGTGTGTCAGAAACGTAAGTTAAACATTGCCAAACATCATTAAAGAAATTTTAATGAAACTATCAAAATCACGGTGTTCTTAGTTAAAACATTTTCAGCATTAAAATGATccaaattttaattgaaatcaATTGCCGTATGTATGAAAGATCATCACTTGAGAACGGCTCGACCGATTTGGCATTCTTTTGTGTTCATAATTGTCAGGACAAGGTTAGTATGAAAGAAATTCTTGAAGTTGGGGCGGGTCGTTAGTGAAATATGAACATTATTTGAAGGAGCGACCGCTGAAATTCTGGCTGATTCTTCTAGATCTAGAACATTCCAAACCAGAACATTTCGAACCTGTGATAAATtaacttgacgattcaaaagcatttgtaagttgtaagtttatttgaacaaaatatcttttttttttctcactaTAAAAAAGCAGTACAATTTTCAACATGCTGTACAGTAAAATTGTGTTTGTGGTGAGTACTGTGAACATGGCAACTTTCGCTAACCGACATgtacaaaaaaagttataagacACCCCCAACACGCATTTTTGACAAGCAACTGTTGGTTGGCCGCACTGTGACCGCACCGTGTGTTGCAGGCGCGAGGGCTGGGGGTCGCGCGAGCTGCACGCGCCCTTCGACTCCATGTTCAACAAGGCGCGCTCGCCGCTGCCGCGAGGTGAGTCCCCGCGCTTCCGCACCGCTTCACACGACGAAAACGTTGCCAGTCACCCGCTATCGCTTCTCGCTCACTAGCTCCCGGCTCACACTCGCATCCTGCCTCGGTCGTCGTGAGCACGCCAGGGATGTACATTGCCGATAATATGTGAATATTGCACTGTTTGGAGCACACGCTTTTGTCGTGATCATTTATTGAAGTTAAACAAACTTCTTTAGACGCGACTTTTTGCGAATGgaagtaactttcaaacgtaaTGGCCGCCAATCAAACATCTATTTTGAGGCGGCCATCTTTTATTAAAGTGATTGCACTTTATTACATGATTAAAACCTTTTACCAGctcatttttcaaaatcgaaTCGTCGAACGCGGTTAGTCTAAACGCGTTTCTTAATAAaattcttcttttcttttaattaaattcctaaatTTTGGTGTTCTGTTTTAAGTGGAGTATTTGATTGTAAATTAGATTcttaaacattgtttttttttggcaACAACTAGCAGAGAACATCTAATCGCAAAAATCTAAGTCGTTCACTAaagtttgttttgttattttctgGTCATTTAGTCCTTCTTAAAAAGAAGGACAATTTATAAATGTCCTAGAAGGCTAGAGTAGAGAATGTACAAAGTCCAAGTATTTTACGACACTGCAAGTAGCAACGCTCCGCACGGCTGCACTCACAAAACAGCTAGCTTCCACTAAACAAATCGATTAACTATCAAATTCCCGCGATTCGAACACTTTCCCAAGTTATAGTTATGAATGCATCGGGTATTAGCGGCGTTTTCTGTCGTAGGTTTTCCTTGTAACAACATGAATCTGTAATGGATCGTAGCGAACGCATAACGTCGACATGGTCCGTTACAGTTTCTGTGTGATTTTAGAATTTATTAACATTCAATTActaaatttaactttttttgcattgtaatttgtagtgTTTATATTGTTTTCATAAAGCATTCTTTGTGCAGGTTTTGACTTTTTCCTACCCGCTAACATTAGCAGGAAAATGTTGCATCGCTCTCGATAATCATGAATCCATTCTATGTAGTTAAGAAATTGCATGAAGTGTTCAAAAAAGGCATTTTTCTCATCGCATAATCAGTGCCGAGGCAATGCAGTATTGTTTGTATGAAGtagtagatttttatttttaatgtttacatCCCTGTCTCGAAATCAGAATCTGTACCGGTCCCGAGTTAATGAATTTGTTTGGAAAGAATCACTGCCTCCTGTAGCTAGTCGATGTGGTACGCGGTAGGCGTCCGCTAGCGCGCCGTCGGCGGGCGGCTAGGGGCGGCGAGGACGCGCGCTAGTGAGGTTGTATTGGTGTGGTTGCAGTTGGGTTGCGCGTTACACTGCATGCTCCGACCAAATCTACACTTCACAGCGGCACCGGCCCCGACCACAAACCCACTACAAACGACACGCAAGAATAGGTactaaactattattttattttcctcaTTTGTGTTTGTGTTACGCATCGCGCGTTGCGGCTGCTATCAGAGTACGGATGCCTCCGATATCTTGAATCGCTGAtgcaatattaatttagtaCGCATTCTGGTAAATCACTTTTGATCCGAAAAGCAACATTTTAATGCATATCTTATGTGTTTTTGGTTTTGCATATTCGCTTTTCGTTTGGAATTAacgtttaaattaaaacttactaaaaccaatattttttttaacttttcgctAGTCGCATCGGTGTTTCGCATCTATCAATAACGTAACTATTTTAGATATCTCCCGATACTATCATGATCCATGCCGGTTCGCTGCCGGAAACGAAAACCATTAACGAGTCGCCATCGATGTAACGCAAGATGACACTGTAAATATATCATCCTAGCGAACGTCATGCATGATGGAAAACGTGTGTTTTCGATTGCATTACAGGTAGTAGTAAGAAAACCGCCAAGCACCAAACGAGAGCCTCGCAAACGACGGACGCGACGGACGGGCTAGATCTGTCAGACCTGGATCTGAGTGCGATAGAATTTTCGGAGCGGGAGATGCAGGCGCTGTCGGGGCTGACGCCGGCGCTGTCGCGACGCCTGCAGCGGCAACTGCTCGCGCACCTGCCGCCGCAGGCCGCCGCGCGCCTGCGCCGCACGCTCTCGCTGCACGCCGCACCCGTCGCGCGCGCGCCCTACGCGCGCAGCCACTcggccgccgcgcgcgccgccgacCACCCGCCGCTCCCGCCGCCGGACTACGACGACGACGATCGCCCCGAACAAATCGACAACTCCGCTAAAGGAGACCTAGACATAAATCCCGACGTCGAAGTTAAAACTTCCAAAGAAATAGAAAACCCCGTAAAAGTCGATGCCGAGGTTGACGATAGAACTCCTGAAAAAATCGAACTCTCCACGAACGTCGATTCTGAGGTCGAAGTGAACACCTCCAGAGAAATTAAACATTCCGGGGAAGTAAAATCTTCCGAAGAAGTTAAGCCTTCCGATGAAGTGACCCCTTGCGCCCGAGAAAATTCTCCCGAAGTGATATCTGTGCCTTCGGATGTAGCAACATGTAAATCCGAAGACGCTCCTATCTCTGCATCTCAGTTCTGTACTCTGCCTCGTCTCAGACGACGGTCGACTCTCTCCAGGGATTCTTTATCTCCGACGTCTACCGCCGATTTTGCCTACGGGTCTACGAAATTAGAATCATCAACTAAGGAGACCGTTGGATCTAAATGCGGCAGTACTCGACACACCCCAGATCGCCCCTTGTTAAGTAAATATTTGGCACCTGAAAGAAATCTCTCTTTAGATGAGTCGTACTCGTCGGATAGCGGTAGTATTCTTTCGGAACCTAGCTATATTGCAGCGTATGGATCGCCCGCAATAAATAATGCACCCGGCTTAGGATTTAGACGACACTCTCTACGATTAGCCGGAGACCACCCTAAAAAACGTTTATCTAGATTTCTACGTTCTGATTTCTTTGATACGTCGGTGGACGATAGTATATATGTCAAGCATAAAAAGGAGAAAGAGTTGGAAACgcagaaaattttaaaagaaattagggataagaaaaataaatcttttgagTCGACTCCTAGAAGTCCAATCGAAACTCTTGACGAACCTGGATTCAAAGACGACTATCCCGTTAAAAAATGTCTGTCCCCTATAGGTAATTTATTATTGAAAGATCGTAGTAGATCTACAACACCCTTTTTTCCTATATTAGACAAAATAAAAGAAAGTACTTCAGATTCTAGCAATATAACAATAGAACAAAAGCGAAGCGATGCATTTAACGTTATGAAACAACAAACTGTTCCTGTTAACAACACTATAAACAAAGAATCAAAAATGATCAGACCTAAAAGTTATCCTTTAAAAAATGTTGATGTATACGAAGATACAAATAAGAGCATCCCGTTAGACAGTTCTACAATTATTGAAAATGAAGTCGAAGATAAGAAATTGAATAGAGAATCAAAATTACTGAGACCTAAAAGTTATCCTACAACTAGCCCTTCACCTGAAAAGGTTTATATGGAtcgtaatataaaaaaagatgAAACTAAATctaaagaaataattaatgaCGATAATAAAACTGACGTAGAAGTAAGTTTCAGTATAACTTTGCCAAAAAAAGCCAAAGCCTCAGTTGTTCGGTCCGATTCACAGAAAAAAGTAGAATCAGCAGATCAGAAAGTAGAATCTAAATCAGAAAGTAAAGATTCCATCTTAACTTTAAAGAAATATCAAGTTGTCAGTGGAAATGACGATAGGACTGAACAGGGTCATAAAATTGAAACTCAATTAATGAACGGTAAAAACGGCTCTGTTACGAAAGCAAGCAATATTGAAAGCGCTAAAAATGGAATCATAAAGGGAGAAATAAAATCGACTTTCACAGAAAATCAATCGAATGATAAAAAGGGAgtcattaaaaagaaaatcgTAAAGAAGGTAACTTCAAAATCAAAGACTGAGTTAAATGCAAGTGACAAAACAacagaagaaaagaaaaaagtcACAAAAAAAGTTAAGGAAAAAATAGGTGACGAAAACGCCAAAAAAACCGTTCCAAAAAAGAAATCTGTGTTTCAATCAATTGGTCAGAAGTTAGAAAAATTTACATCATCTAAATCAAATTCTCCCGAAAAGAATTCTAATAATGAAGCTATTGAATCAATTAACCGAACCCAAAGAGAACATTCTGTCCCTGTTAACGTTGATCCTCCGACTGAATCTAATTTAATTAAGAGAGCTGTTACAGTAACTGACGTTGCGGCTTTGGAGAGCCAAAACTATAGCCAAAACAAAACAACTGTATCTAAGGTTTTAGGTCTGTTTAAAAAGTTTGAACCTAAGGAGAAAATTGTTAAATCTGCTGAAAAAGTGAACACAGAAACTGGAAACGTTGCTCTAAAAGATATTTTATATCAGAATGATAATCCAGTCGCACATAATTTAGACTCTGAAGAAAAACCAAAGAGGCCAACTTCACTGCTTTTAAACGGTTTAGGTCGTAAAAATAGAAACAGTAGGACCTCAAGCGACGATGTAAATGCGGAAGTGGAGAATGATGATCTCCTAATAGTTAAGAAAGAAAATGattccaaaaatattaaaaattctttaaaattgGATTTTTCTAGACTGCCAAGAGTTAAAAAAATAGTTCCTACAAGTCCTGTGATTGAACCACAAATAATGAATAGTTCTGACGTCGAGAAGAACATTGACAAAAATTGTGTAATACAAAAGAATAAAAGTATTCCAGAAGCTTCTATCAAAGAAGATTTATGTGAATTACAGAGTCGAAGTCGATCACGAAGCAGGTCGACATATTCCAATTCCGAAGTTAAATCAGAGCCCAGCGGCATGAAAGAGAAATATGTCCTGCCTGATGGCTCCTCACATCACTTACCTTTGCGAAGTCTTGATTCTATATCGCCTGAAAAAGAGGATGTTGTTGATAGAATACGaagaaaaagtttttattcTCGATTTAATGAAAAGAAACAAAGGCGAAAAAGCAATTTAGTGGGTCCCGGGGCAACCGAATACGATCCCCTGGCGAGAATACATTCTCATCCGAATGATTTGAGATATGATGCTTCCCCGACTTCGCCAGGGAATTATGATTTGTCACCCGGACTGTCGGTCGGATCAGACATATCGCCGTCTGCCGAACGCTACAGATCTTTACTAACAGATTTACCCACCACGAGAGGCAGTTTGAGATACGATGGaataaatgataaaattgatatgTACCGATCACTCGACCGAAATGATTTTAGAAAGCATCCAGGAAGAAGTTACCTAGATTACGATCAACCTTCTTCCTACAGTTCAAATAGATATGCAAGGACGAAATCATTATTTGATAGTTCAGATAATAGCGAAGATCAATCGTTAGGTCTCTCTAAAGAATCGCACAAATACAATCGTGCTAACTCCGTATTTTCTCCGGGAAGTTACGCGACTTACAGACCGAAGAGAACTAGAAATTCGGCAATAATACTTAAAGAAAGTGAAAAGGAGCCTAGTCCAGAAAATATACTGGATAAAATAAGGCAAAGAAAGATTTCAATCAGCGTTACCAGAAAATCTGATTCTGAAAAGGACTCAGTGCCTAGGTGTGTATACTTCACCGTTTATTCCATGtaacgtaaataataatattataaataacttcCCACGAAAAAGATTTTCTCTGTGCACGCTTCAcgcttttaaattaaattttaaggcATTAATGCTTAAATTTTAATGaacagtaggtaccttataaataattgtacattttataaaatacgtTTCTTTGTTGTAGAtcagtataattttattatcatctaATGAAAACACAACTTTTACGAATGCTCGAAACACAAATATTCAATTGCTCAATTATTAACGAAAACGACTTCATTTAGTAGATATATTAACGTTATCGTAAAATTCATTgcacattttattattaccattaCAAACATCACTGGACCAAATAAAACTGATGATATTATTGAATGTGAACTTGAGAACGGTTTTTCATTTCCAGATCCAATCTCTCACCTAAAGGCGAAAGCGACTGTGCAGAACGCTCTTCGAAAGTTGACTGAGAGGCGCTACTGATGTTATATTATCGACAGGCGTTTTATTTATAGTTGCGCATTTCGAATAACTTTTAGCCAATCACAGGTAGTCTTAAAATGCTACGTTTTTTCGAATCTCTCGATTAAGATCTTGACGGTCACAAATAACAAATGGTTATCTACAGGTGCAGGATTTGCTTTTTAAAGCAAAATTGCGGTTCATCAGAAAACAATCTATTTTATCCAAAAAGTTGTGGGTTCTTTGTACCaaaatttattaagttaaattatttgtatCAATTTATTGATtctatcatttttaaataataaacaaatatatttaCACCAAATACGCTCTTGAAACAAGAATCATATATTCAATCATATATATCAATTAGCATAATGAGATGAATAAAGATCAATGCACGTAGAAACGGACAAATGGTAGAAGCATTTTGGGTTTCGGAAATCCGATGTAGCTACACACGGATGATTGCAATATATTATTGTCTCTGTCTACTTGGTCATTTCTTGAAAAATGGCTCTAGCTGTATATTCTAAGTTTAAATACAGAAAAAGTGAATTTCCCTGAAATTGTAGTTGACCGTTTGTTCTTTATGACCTCGATGGTCACAAGTCCAGAATCTCAAAAACCTCCACTTTTATTTTTCCATAAACCTAATACCTAACGattacctaccattgtaaaacTTCTTGCCAATCCTTTAGTTATTGCATTTGTGAAGTTAGTTTTTAGACTGATTAACATGTTAATATTACGTCCATCAATGTTTCATTCTAGACAGTAGATGGTAAGAGCTAAAGGCTAGAAACATCGTGATGAAACATTTTTATCGTTAGGTCATCAAACAGTCCTTtggtttttagtaaaaaaaaaatgtaattggTCAAATCAAAATTAGCGACtggatttgttattttttaaagaacaaATACATATACTTTGCaagtaaacatattttttttaacttttaatgtgAATTGATCTTATGTGCCTTGCTTACATAAACTGGATTTGATATTCTAGTTCATTAAAAGGAAAATGACACAAGTTTTAGTGTTTTTGCACAAAAGTTTTAACTCAATTATGTCTAATTttagttttgacttttgattattttatatattatcgATTGTTGGTAAACTAAGTCACATCTtaagtttaaatgtttttataacCAGATAGTATTGACTGTTTAGTCGAATTGAAACAGTAATCGAATAGAATGGTGCTTAGTTGAAGGTTTTCTTAGGAATAATTCGTATATTTATAGAAGGTTACAGTCACATTTACGATGTACgtttacattttataaatagCATGTTTTTGAGTGAAAagaatatattttgttaaaaacaaaCAGTATTTTAAGTGAAATAGTTGCTGTTTTTCATTTGTTGCCATTATCAcatctttaattaataataattacgtcAGTGAAAAACTAGTCCGTATAAGACGTCTGTAAAGCAATAATATTATCACGACtcatatttgtattttatttcattattatttatttattaatttttatcactACCTAGGTAAGAAttgtaatgattattattattatttattagtgtgtggtgattaataatattttgtaatagtaGTTATATATGAACTGTtttgaatattatttcaattgctATCACACATGTTTTGTATTGAATGTGAATAAATTATAGTTGAAAAAAGTGTTGTTTTATTTCTCTAAtgtttttttctataatattaacaattaaTATAACGGACTAGGTAATTCATAGTTCAAATCACAAGGGTACAAAATAACTGCGCAATATATCTGTAGCAGACTCATTGCTCGCATGGTAATAAATTGGGGAACAGAACATCGCCTGTTGCACTCTCTGCCGGTCTCACGGGCTTTACGGCAGGCATAGTAACGCATCATTGGTGTATTGATGTGAAGTGAAAGAATACATTTTTGCTAATTTTAAACTGTTACATTTTATTCGAGAAAGAGGTCCGCCACCGAATCCAACTTGGCTGGACTACGTTGCGAAAGCTTCTAGATGCCTTTTTGTCCGAATCGTTTCGTAGTATTTATTCTATGATTTCACTAGATTTATTTAAGGgtcatgagacgggcctgcccgcgaaattcaaattaaatttggtttttcgcattttttaaactaatacgacaacgtaggcttatgacattttcaattgcgacaatggcagtatcatcctcacaggtttacataaaaatctttacttgaaagagtccaGGTTAAAAAATttgctgtagtatcgactaattctgacacattagtcgatactacagctaattttttaacctggaccctttcaagtaaagatttttatataaacctgtgaggatgatactgccattgtctcaactgaaaatgccataagcctacgttgtcgtattagtttaaaaaatacgataaaccaaatttaatttgaatttcgcgggcaggcccgtcgcttccaccttaatgaAAATCTCGCTCGAGATgttttatgccatttcgctgcgactgTTGATGGTGGAACCGGCTACGAGCTGTCAAACGCCGTAATTTTAACTGTACGTGTTGTACAAGCTTCATCTTCCAGAATTTCAAACGTGCGTGCCTCTTTCTCGATCTCTGTCGAGTattatcaattaaataaaacacaaaaatctcGATATAAAATActatgcattttatttttaaaaatggcaaTTTTAATTAGAACTATACGAGGTGGTATGTTCATTCAGCAAGCTGTTGCAAGTCCGCGAAGTACTTGTGGTCGGCCTCCGCCAGTTGCTCGAGGATGTCGTCCACGCGCGCGCTGGGGAAGCGCTCCACGTACGCTGCGACCATGCCTTCTGCGCTCGCCGGGTAACGTTTCAGCTCCACGTTATCTCCTGGGAATAAATGAGTGTGGTGTTAGGTAATGACTATAGTGAAGTGGGTGTCAAGACTTCAAAATTAGCTACTTTATAAGAGAGCGAAAAACTTGCTGTTTCCAGAGGTTTGGCTTGCTATATACCACAGTCACacaatagttatttaatttataggtTTTTATAGCTGTGACACATAAACAGACGCATGGCGGTCTTATCTATGGCTGAAGGCCAGACGGGTGTACGGCCTCGAGGCGTGGCTTCGTTGAGGCGCAGGGAAACTTACTGCCCGTGTCGATCTTTAAGCCCGTAATTCGCCGGCTAGGGCCTGCCAATTCTTGGCTTAGGGCCCCTAAATTCGTGTTATTAAATGGCGCTAAaccgaaaatttaaaattatcatttttacGTCTTGGACCACATGGCATAAAACAGGAGGACCGAACCCAGGACGCGAGGGACTCGGGGCTAAGCAGTAGTACCTTTATGCACAGTGTTGGGTTGCACGAAGATGTTTCGTGGCTGCTTGTGCAGCATGACGATGTCGCGCCAGCGGCGCCACGGCTCGC
This genomic window contains:
- the LOC123867156 gene encoding uncharacterized protein LOC123867156 isoform X4, translated to MVVGENKRTANIMDGIENTGDVRLHDHRLRLKQRFDIVRKLGQGTYGKVQLGINKKTGQEVAIKTIKKCKIETEADLIRIRREVQIMSSVRHPNIVHIYEVFENSEKMILVMEYCSGGELYDYLSQKKVLEEDEARRLFRQIATAVYYCHIHKICHRDLKLENVLLDDTGSAKIADFGLSNVFKETSLLSTFCGSPLYASPEIVKGTPYIGPEVDCWSLGVLLYTLVYGAMPFDGSNFKRLVRQISNGDYYEPKNPSTASPLIRDMLTVDPLKRADIAYICDNPWVNMGCETSCLEMAEALAAETPVRLDLLLSLAPAAPSSSNSVVVPAQTDLGPEESCTDLTSSTSMAVEPSNSAEKRILELVAEGGEDAIKPSPTRTLVAAADNKRKYDAAMSASGLLRKKERVASCASVAPLSPALPEEDARQASPPPEQEPEDSLQLTQPTLRSSATMTISPAPTMPPEPASEPPADMSSDVPKEEEPKDKPKPKLVIRKKSSPPKADERTEKLEEPKAEEPKPLSVSSTADKMTSLSLAQPAPASPAKPKKLSIGGHVGSFKEQFERRASLTAAPEIKRNITKPVSKIAKPKAQSEDRELTLKSPDNTTVRLQQIGIEPAPQSPQTPMEEMNRGGVKKTESEPAHSGPPLDPAVVLQDARRSLQNSMAKLAEERAGEDSRRRAARDIISTAIRTGKPPVPYGRSSSAGVASLASPPGTPPAPPSASAPPLASASTPRVFRTEVLHSVKDHRNRGASVERIIPITMSGEEPPPSRAGAPATPVTPVTPGTPLTTPPGSVTSPTAKTPLRRLASTESTGEAVSPPTGEPIKKSAREFIIPIAVEGKGYVTPRQRSLEPEQMPARLGRATAPRPRRISSLVSGGESEEEDDTHMHRLRSTRAARAESVSSGEEDEEDEGFHLLTADNLFSTLLHRVRALTQRLNGEEGPGFQHHPHSIFNNLQSPFFNSPHLPRRHLLREGWGSRELHAPFDSMFNKARSPLPRGSSKKTAKHQTRASQTTDATDGLDLSDLDLSAIEFSEREMQALSGLTPALSRRLQRQLLAHLPPQAAARLRRTLSLHAAPVARAPYARSHSAAARAADHPPLPPPDYDDDDRPEQIDNSAKGDLDINPDVEVKTSKEIENPVKVDAEVDDRTPEKIELSTNVDSEVEVNTSREIKHSGEVKSSEEVKPSDEVTPCARENSPEVISVPSDVATCKSEDAPISASQFCTLPRLRRRSTLSRDSLSPTSTADFAYGSTKLESSTKETVGSKCGSTRHTPDRPLLSKYLAPERNLSLDESYSSDSGSILSEPSYIAAYGSPAINNAPGLGFRRHSLRLAGDHPKKRLSRFLRSDFFDTSVDDSIYVKHKKEKELETQKILKEIRDKKNKSFESTPRSPIETLDEPGFKDDYPVKKCLSPIGNLLLKDRSRSTTPFFPILDKIKESTSDSSNITIEQKRSDAFNVMKQQTVPVNNTINKESKMIRPKSYPLKNVDVYEDTNKSIPLDSSTIIENEVEDKKLNRESKLLRPKSYPTTSPSPEKVYMDRNIKKDETKSKEIINDDNKTDVEVSFSITLPKKAKASVVRSDSQKKVESADQKVESKSESKDSILTLKKYQVVSGNDDRTEQGHKIETQLMNGKNGSVTKASNIESAKNGIIKGEIKSTFTENQSNDKKGVIKKKIVKKVTSKSKTELNASDKTTEEKKKVTKKVKEKIGDENAKKTVPKKKSVFQSIGQKLEKFTSSKSNSPEKNSNNEAIESINRTQREHSVPVNVDPPTESNLIKRAVTVTDVAALESQNYSQNKTTVSKVLGLFKKFEPKEKIVKSAEKVNTETGNVALKDILYQNDNPVAHNLDSEEKPKRPTSLLLNGLGRKNRNSRTSSDDVNAEVENDDLLIVKKENDSKNIKNSLKLDFSRLPRVKKIVPTSPVIEPQIMNSSDVEKNIDKNCVIQKNKSIPEASIKEDLCELQSRSRSRSRSTYSNSEVKSEPSGMKEKYVLPDGSSHHLPLRSLDSISPEKEDVVDRIRRKSFYSRFNEKKQRRKSNLVGPGATEYDPLARIHSHPNDLRYDASPTSPGNYDLSPGLSVGSDISPSAERYRSLLTDLPTTRGSLRYDGINDKIDMYRSLDRNDFRKHPGRSYLDYDQPSSYSSNRYARTKSLFDSSDNSEDQSLGLSKESHKYNRANSVFSPGSYATYRPKRTRNSAIILKESEKEPSPENILDKIRQRKISISVTRKSDSEKDSVPRSNLSPKGESDCAERSSKVD